The genomic segment CCCGACAACCTGCGCAGTGCGGTGCGGGAGGCCCAGCGCATCAGCAGCCACGGCGCCCGCCGCCGCCAGATGCAATACATCGGCAAGTTGATGCGCGGCATCGAACCGGCCCCGATCCAGGCTGCCCTGGACGAGATCAACGGCGTCTCGACTGCCGCTAACGCCCGCCTGCACTGGCTGGAAAGCCAGCGCCAGCGCCTGCTGGAAAACGAGGCCGTGATCGGCGAGATCGCCAGGAACCATCCCGCCACGGACATCCAGCACCTGCGCCAATTGCGCCGCAATGCCCTGAAGGAACAGGAACAGGGCAAACCGCCCCGGGCCTTCCGGGAAATTTTTCAGGTGTTAAAGGAACTGCAAAGCCAGGAAACCTCCCTGGACACGGCATCCCCAGAGGCAGACCTCGACTGAGCACCGCCCCTTCCCAGTAGGCTCAACCCATGAACGACGAACTCCTCAT from the Denitratisoma oestradiolicum genome contains:
- the yjgA gene encoding ribosome biogenesis factor YjgA codes for the protein METLDTSPERPSKSQMKREMTALQDMGEQLVALSADQLKKIELPDNLRSAVREAQRISSHGARRRQMQYIGKLMRGIEPAPIQAALDEINGVSTAANARLHWLESQRQRLLENEAVIGEIARNHPATDIQHLRQLRRNALKEQEQGKPPRAFREIFQVLKELQSQETSLDTASPEADLD